A stretch of Kyrpidia spormannii DNA encodes these proteins:
- a CDS encoding O-antigen ligase family protein, translating to MSRALLRSVHLETQQKVDRWVAGILIVFVALAPIIMRVKAFLFISPVLYPGAMGTGGKGDVFNYYKYVFLLVVTVVVAAFFLYKMTKGRYEIRPGYINPPLAVAFVLFLASGLAAPYMFLALGGDPSRFEGTLTYLCYFALFLIAANTEYTDRRVELLMYGLAVPVVVNVLISLMYFYGHDMFQIPWFRALIVPPGPGSEHTTGYLVTSLANPNYLSGFAAVTTALFWARAMWDGGRWSRWVVDVVLAVISFAAVLASTSTSGFATLVGILVVLAVAGLRLRPRRGWLGFAVPLVAFVGVFAVMSPHNPAVWENTIGTFVNLGGLEQRGAPGASGLLEAGYPRAVAAEQGASPMKAGSAQAAGGEAAAGQPAGGPKPNAPDGIYLPPAETGAGSGRLYIWKWAVSMIADSPWLGHGMDTFMFYFPQDDPAKNSNLHDYNIIVDKPHNMYLAWAFGAGVPALVALLALFALHAWRMVATLWRRILPGQAVRLLVPLFAAWVAWLVQGLVNDSVIGLSGVVWVLFGAAVSILFRYRPRTEPVKGGKR from the coding sequence GTGAGTCGTGCACTTCTCCGGTCGGTCCACTTGGAAACCCAACAAAAGGTGGACCGATGGGTTGCGGGAATTTTGATCGTTTTTGTGGCGCTGGCGCCTATTATCATGCGGGTGAAAGCGTTTCTGTTCATCAGCCCGGTGCTGTATCCCGGGGCGATGGGCACCGGCGGCAAGGGGGATGTGTTCAACTATTATAAATACGTCTTTCTGCTGGTTGTGACGGTGGTTGTGGCGGCCTTCTTTCTCTACAAAATGACCAAAGGGCGCTACGAGATCCGCCCGGGGTACATAAATCCGCCACTGGCCGTCGCCTTTGTGCTTTTCTTGGCTTCAGGCCTGGCCGCACCGTATATGTTCCTGGCCCTGGGGGGCGATCCCAGCCGATTTGAAGGGACTTTGACCTACCTGTGTTATTTTGCCCTTTTCCTCATTGCGGCGAATACGGAGTACACCGACCGGCGGGTGGAGCTGCTCATGTACGGTCTGGCGGTTCCGGTGGTGGTGAACGTCCTCATTTCGCTGATGTATTTTTATGGACACGACATGTTCCAAATCCCTTGGTTCCGGGCGTTGATCGTGCCGCCGGGGCCGGGGTCCGAACACACGACGGGGTATCTGGTCACCTCCCTGGCCAACCCGAACTATCTCAGCGGGTTTGCGGCGGTGACCACCGCCCTGTTTTGGGCCCGGGCGATGTGGGACGGCGGCCGGTGGTCCCGGTGGGTTGTCGACGTGGTGCTGGCGGTGATTTCTTTTGCCGCCGTTCTTGCCTCCACCTCCACCAGCGGATTCGCGACCTTGGTGGGCATCCTCGTGGTGTTGGCGGTGGCGGGCTTGCGGCTGCGCCCCCGGCGGGGGTGGCTAGGCTTTGCCGTGCCCCTGGTGGCTTTCGTTGGGGTGTTTGCCGTCATGAGTCCGCACAACCCGGCGGTGTGGGAGAACACCATCGGGACTTTTGTGAATCTCGGCGGATTGGAGCAGCGGGGGGCGCCGGGCGCCTCGGGTCTTTTAGAGGCGGGTTATCCACGGGCGGTGGCGGCGGAACAGGGGGCATCTCCGATGAAGGCGGGGTCCGCCCAGGCAGCCGGAGGTGAGGCGGCCGCGGGCCAGCCGGCCGGGGGGCCGAAGCCCAATGCTCCGGATGGTATCTACCTGCCTCCCGCCGAGACCGGAGCCGGGAGCGGACGGCTGTACATCTGGAAGTGGGCGGTGTCGATGATCGCCGACTCCCCTTGGCTGGGACACGGCATGGATACCTTCATGTTTTATTTTCCCCAGGACGATCCGGCCAAGAACAGCAATTTGCACGATTATAACATTATCGTGGACAAGCCCCACAACATGTATCTGGCCTGGGCTTTCGGGGCGGGGGTGCCGGCCCTTGTGGCGCTGCTCGCGTTGTTTGCGCTGCACGCCTGGCGCATGGTGGCCACGCTTTGGCGGCGGATCCTGCCCGGGCAGGCGGTGCGGTTGTTGGTGCCACTTTTCGCGGCCTGGGTGGCCTGGCTGGTGCAGGGTCTTGTCAACGACTCGGTGATCGGGCTTTCGGGGGTGGTGTGGGTCCTGTTCGGGGCGGCTGTGTCGATCCTCTTCCGGTACCGGCCGCGGACGGAGCCCGTCAAGGGGGGTAAACGGTGA
- a CDS encoding efflux RND transporter permease subunit: MKIADFSVERPVTISMIMVVLILLGSIALPLLRVDLYPTLSIPVAVVTTTWNGASPEEMEQQVSKPIEAAMATVQGVSEVDSSSRQGGSLVVVHFNYGVNLDQAMLNMRDKLDRVRKALPDGADTPQVMRLDPNSMPILSIAMSGPMDPVELQRLASDVVEPRLSRVNGVASATVSGGRQRQIQVVLDPAKMQAYGISINQVLQAIQGDNTSADAGVVDQGTRRVTVRVIGDFQSVQDLGDVPIHLSGSPSGAAGPGSAGDVPGVPVLHLRDIADIQDTFAEVTQSARLDGQQSVSIDVYKVSDGNTVQVSDNVRKELDTLQKLLPPTVKLSVISDQATFIKQSIDTVVNHTLLGALFSVVVLYLFLRRVRTTLVIAVVIPISVISTFSLLYFSGQTINVITLGGLALGLGSLVDFAVVVLESIFRHRSEGAGPKEAAKVGTAEVGTAVMASALSQIAVFLPIAFTQGLAQQLFGPLALTVSFSHIAALFGALTLVPMLAARWIPEMNEEEELRRAARWNPVAAFGRGIQTLNRGYGHLLRWALGHRKTVIAATLALFVASVAMVPLIGFELTPTVDNGQFRVSIETGTGTNLQTTDRVATQVETVLHRIPEVDRVFTQLGGGGQMGFGAAASTDRANLQVELKPLAERHRSTEQVMEQLRQEVSRIPGARITVSAGAGPQIGAGGAPIQVQISGPDVAVLQQLSDEVQKALSAVPGLRNIQSSLDRQVPQFQILVDRQRAAQYGLSVGSIVSAVRTASAGNVATQYRAADASIDVLVKYPDSFTRQYSNLSQIMIATPTGGQVALGDVAKIVPGVGPATITRVNQNRTVTVSAELFNVPLGNAQQAVTAKLQELPLPDGYTVQLGGQANDLNDSFRSLGLAMPLAIVFVYMVMASQFESLFSPFIIMFSLPPTFIGAALGLVVTHRALSIDALTGMIMVIGIVVNNAIVLVDYINQLRKRGLARNDAIEQAGPIRLRPILMTTATTVLAMLPLVIGYGEGAEAQAPMATVVAFGLTVSTLVTLVLVPVVYTLFDDFGHWIRRRLGRVFGRRKREAEA, from the coding sequence ATGAAGATCGCGGATTTTTCGGTAGAACGTCCGGTCACGATCTCCATGATCATGGTGGTGCTGATCCTGCTCGGAAGCATCGCCTTGCCGCTGTTGCGGGTGGATCTCTACCCCACCCTCAGCATTCCGGTGGCGGTGGTGACGACGACCTGGAACGGAGCGTCCCCGGAAGAGATGGAGCAGCAGGTGAGTAAGCCCATCGAGGCCGCCATGGCGACGGTGCAGGGGGTCAGTGAGGTCGATTCCAGCTCCCGACAGGGCGGATCCTTGGTCGTGGTGCATTTCAACTATGGCGTCAATCTCGACCAGGCCATGCTCAACATGCGTGACAAACTGGATCGGGTGCGAAAGGCTTTGCCCGACGGGGCGGACACGCCCCAGGTGATGCGGCTGGACCCGAACAGCATGCCGATCTTGAGCATTGCAATGTCCGGCCCGATGGACCCTGTCGAGTTGCAGCGGTTGGCGTCGGATGTGGTGGAGCCCCGGCTGTCCCGGGTGAACGGGGTGGCTTCGGCCACGGTGAGCGGGGGGCGGCAGCGGCAGATCCAGGTGGTCCTGGATCCGGCCAAAATGCAGGCTTACGGGATCTCGATCAATCAGGTGCTTCAGGCCATTCAGGGGGACAATACGTCGGCGGATGCCGGAGTGGTGGACCAGGGCACCCGGCGGGTCACGGTGCGAGTGATCGGGGATTTTCAATCGGTCCAGGATCTTGGGGATGTGCCCATCCATCTCTCCGGGTCGCCGTCCGGCGCCGCTGGCCCGGGCTCTGCCGGGGACGTTCCCGGGGTTCCGGTCCTGCACCTGCGGGACATCGCCGACATCCAGGATACCTTCGCCGAGGTCACTCAGTCGGCCAGACTCGACGGGCAGCAGAGTGTGAGCATCGATGTGTACAAAGTGTCGGACGGCAACACCGTCCAGGTGTCGGACAACGTCCGGAAGGAGCTCGACACTTTGCAAAAGCTTTTGCCGCCGACGGTAAAACTCAGTGTCATTTCTGACCAGGCGACGTTTATCAAACAATCCATCGATACCGTTGTCAACCACACCCTGCTCGGGGCCCTGTTTTCGGTGGTGGTGCTCTATCTGTTTTTGCGCCGGGTGCGCACCACGCTGGTCATCGCCGTGGTGATCCCCATCTCGGTGATCAGCACCTTTTCGTTGCTCTATTTTAGCGGACAGACCATCAATGTGATCACTCTTGGGGGTCTGGCCTTGGGACTGGGGTCCCTCGTGGACTTCGCCGTGGTGGTGCTGGAAAGTATCTTCCGCCACCGGAGCGAGGGTGCCGGCCCCAAGGAAGCGGCGAAGGTGGGGACGGCGGAGGTGGGCACCGCCGTCATGGCATCGGCCCTGTCGCAGATTGCGGTGTTTTTGCCCATCGCTTTCACCCAGGGGTTGGCCCAGCAGTTGTTCGGCCCCCTTGCCCTGACGGTGAGCTTCTCCCATATCGCCGCATTGTTCGGCGCCCTTACGCTGGTGCCCATGCTGGCGGCGCGGTGGATTCCCGAGATGAACGAGGAGGAGGAACTTCGCCGGGCGGCCCGGTGGAACCCGGTGGCGGCCTTCGGCCGGGGGATTCAGACCCTGAATCGGGGGTACGGGCACCTGCTCCGCTGGGCGCTGGGACATCGCAAAACGGTGATTGCCGCGACCCTGGCACTCTTTGTGGCGAGTGTCGCCATGGTGCCCTTGATCGGATTCGAGCTGACGCCCACCGTGGACAACGGGCAGTTTCGGGTTTCCATTGAAACGGGCACGGGCACCAATCTGCAAACGACGGATCGGGTGGCGACCCAGGTCGAAACCGTTCTCCACAGGATTCCGGAGGTCGATCGGGTGTTCACCCAGCTCGGCGGCGGGGGGCAGATGGGCTTTGGCGCCGCCGCTTCCACCGACCGGGCGAACCTGCAGGTGGAACTCAAGCCTCTGGCCGAGCGGCACCGGTCCACCGAACAGGTGATGGAGCAACTCCGCCAGGAGGTGTCCCGCATTCCCGGCGCAAGAATCACCGTGAGCGCCGGGGCCGGGCCCCAGATTGGGGCGGGGGGCGCCCCCATTCAGGTTCAGATCTCCGGACCGGATGTCGCGGTGTTACAACAACTGAGCGATGAGGTGCAAAAAGCGCTTTCCGCGGTGCCGGGCCTGCGGAATATCCAGAGCTCTCTGGACCGCCAGGTGCCGCAATTCCAAATCCTGGTCGACCGGCAGCGGGCGGCCCAGTACGGGCTGTCGGTGGGGAGCATTGTCTCCGCGGTGAGGACGGCGTCGGCGGGGAATGTGGCCACACAGTACCGGGCAGCGGATGCGTCCATCGACGTGCTGGTGAAATACCCGGACTCCTTCACCCGGCAGTATTCGAACCTCAGCCAGATCATGATCGCAACTCCCACCGGGGGCCAGGTGGCCCTGGGGGACGTGGCGAAGATCGTGCCGGGGGTGGGGCCGGCGACCATCACCCGGGTCAACCAGAACCGGACGGTCACCGTATCAGCGGAGTTGTTCAACGTGCCCCTGGGGAACGCCCAGCAGGCGGTGACGGCAAAGCTGCAGGAACTTCCGCTGCCCGACGGTTATACGGTGCAGCTCGGCGGCCAGGCCAATGACCTGAACGACTCGTTCCGGAGTCTCGGGTTGGCGATGCCTCTGGCCATCGTGTTCGTCTACATGGTCATGGCGAGTCAGTTCGAGTCCCTGTTCAGTCCCTTTATCATCATGTTCTCCCTGCCCCCGACTTTCATCGGGGCGGCTTTGGGGCTGGTGGTGACCCACCGGGCGCTGAGCATTGATGCGCTGACCGGCATGATCATGGTGATCGGGATCGTGGTGAACAACGCCATCGTGCTGGTGGACTATATCAACCAGTTACGCAAGCGGGGGTTGGCGCGCAACGACGCCATTGAGCAGGCGGGCCCGATCCGGCTGCGCCCGATCCTGATGACCACCGCCACCACGGTGTTGGCCATGCTGCCGTTGGTGATCGGATACGGCGAAGGGGCAGAGGCCCAGGCGCCCATGGCCACGGTGGTGGCCTTCGGGCTCACGGTGTCGACGCTGGTGACCCTGGTGCTGGTGCCTGTGGTGTACACCCTCTTTGACGATTTCGGCCACTGGATCCGGCGCCGGTTGGGGCGGGTTTTCGGCCGCCGGAAGCGGGAGGCCGAGGCGTGA
- a CDS encoding SDR family oxidoreductase, translating to MKTAVVLGATSGIARALAGELAREGYGLILAGRDLEELEALAADLGVRYGTLARARRFDALDEKSHPAFVEECLEEAVREFGGELEGVVLAYGYLGDQKRAERDFEEARRIVETNFVSCVSVLHPFAAHMEQRGRGWLCVFSSVAGDRGRQSNYMYGAAKGGLSLFLQGLRNRLARSGVRVLTVKPGFVDTAMTFGKEGMMLVASPEAVARGVMKALKKGRDVVYVPGFWRWIMAGVRAVPERVFKKMSL from the coding sequence ATGAAGACGGCGGTGGTGCTGGGGGCGACGTCGGGAATCGCCCGGGCCCTGGCCGGGGAGTTGGCCCGGGAGGGGTACGGGTTGATCTTGGCGGGAAGAGATCTGGAGGAGTTGGAGGCTCTGGCGGCGGACCTGGGGGTCCGGTACGGCACCCTGGCCCGGGCGCGGCGGTTTGACGCCCTGGATGAGAAGAGCCACCCGGCTTTTGTTGAGGAGTGCCTGGAAGAGGCGGTACGGGAGTTTGGCGGGGAGTTGGAAGGGGTGGTGCTGGCCTACGGGTACCTCGGGGACCAGAAGCGGGCCGAGCGGGATTTTGAAGAAGCGCGGCGGATCGTGGAGACGAATTTTGTCTCGTGCGTGTCAGTCCTCCACCCGTTTGCGGCACATATGGAACAGCGCGGGCGGGGTTGGCTGTGCGTGTTTTCGTCGGTGGCCGGGGACCGGGGGCGCCAGAGCAACTACATGTACGGGGCGGCGAAGGGGGGCTTGTCCTTGTTTCTGCAGGGGCTGAGGAACCGCTTGGCGAGGTCCGGGGTGCGGGTGCTGACGGTGAAGCCCGGGTTCGTGGATACGGCGATGACCTTCGGGAAGGAAGGGATGATGTTGGTGGCGAGCCCCGAAGCGGTGGCCCGGGGGGTGATGAAGGCGCTCAAGAAAGGGCGGGATGTGGTGTATGTGCCCGGATTCTGGCGCTGGATCATGGCCGGGGTGCGGGCGGTGCCCGAGCGGGTGTTTAAGAAGATGTCGCTGTAG
- a CDS encoding glycosyltransferase family 39 protein, whose product MRLRAAGGVPGPGRGGRPWLAAILLFGIALRLGWIWAVNTQPISDFLHYHDLAMSLLHQGRYEMPEGLDYIKMDTPYVKTGVHYPTAFRPPGYPFFLTAVYAVYPSVLAAKLANVALDGLWIWAVYTLAAAAGGKRAGLLAAGVAAVFPTSVAYSSVLGTETLSAALVTVIAALHVRGFDRRPAGMAALGALMGGLALVKPYFAVMPALYGALHYLRAREERGAPVTALRHPGAGPRGWLRPWTVGTAWRRAILALVVSGAAAAAVVAPWTVRNALVFHRFIPISTNGDFVLYINNNDANRGWYLDPLQVPNSIFKTDRVLGPDGVYDEAVAMARAKEEGMAWIRAHPLGFIRLGIDRLSVSYFNLAGDVADWSVAPAELRIDRRWVEPLLQGARAAALVVIGGGWVYVLAMGLRRIAGLRLGAAHRVNVLMIAFVTAVIFASEGQPRYLFPIYGFWIAGVAFVAHRAASDKTAEDRG is encoded by the coding sequence ATGAGGCTCCGGGCGGCGGGCGGGGTGCCCGGCCCGGGGCGCGGCGGAAGGCCTTGGCTCGCGGCGATCCTCCTGTTCGGGATCGCCCTGCGCCTGGGGTGGATCTGGGCGGTGAACACCCAGCCCATCTCGGATTTTTTGCATTATCACGATTTGGCCATGTCGCTGCTCCATCAGGGGCGCTATGAGATGCCCGAGGGGCTGGATTACATCAAAATGGACACGCCCTATGTGAAGACGGGGGTGCATTATCCCACAGCTTTCCGGCCGCCGGGTTACCCCTTTTTCCTCACGGCGGTTTATGCGGTTTATCCGTCGGTCCTGGCGGCGAAGCTGGCCAATGTGGCCCTGGACGGCCTGTGGATCTGGGCGGTGTACACCCTGGCGGCGGCGGCCGGAGGAAAGAGGGCCGGGCTTCTTGCGGCCGGAGTTGCCGCAGTGTTCCCCACCTCCGTGGCGTACAGCAGCGTGCTCGGGACCGAGACCCTGTCGGCGGCTCTGGTGACGGTGATCGCCGCTCTGCACGTTCGGGGTTTTGACCGGAGGCCGGCCGGGATGGCGGCCCTCGGCGCCCTGATGGGGGGGCTCGCCCTGGTCAAACCGTATTTTGCGGTGATGCCGGCGTTGTACGGGGCACTGCACTACCTGCGGGCCCGGGAGGAGAGGGGAGCGCCGGTGACGGCGCTTCGACACCCAGGGGCAGGGCCGCGGGGGTGGCTCAGGCCATGGACGGTGGGGACTGCCTGGCGGCGGGCGATCCTGGCGCTGGTGGTCAGCGGCGCGGCGGCGGCGGCAGTCGTCGCCCCGTGGACGGTCCGGAACGCCCTGGTGTTTCACCGGTTCATCCCCATCTCCACCAACGGAGATTTTGTCCTGTACATCAACAACAATGACGCCAACCGGGGCTGGTACCTGGATCCGCTGCAGGTGCCGAATTCGATTTTTAAGACCGATCGGGTTTTGGGGCCGGACGGGGTGTACGACGAGGCGGTGGCAATGGCCAGGGCCAAAGAGGAAGGGATGGCCTGGATCCGGGCGCATCCGCTGGGGTTTATCCGTCTGGGGATCGACCGGCTGAGTGTGAGTTATTTTAACCTCGCCGGGGATGTGGCGGACTGGTCGGTGGCTCCGGCCGAGCTGCGGATCGACCGGCGATGGGTGGAGCCGCTGTTGCAGGGGGCCCGGGCCGCGGCCCTGGTGGTGATCGGTGGCGGCTGGGTGTACGTGTTGGCGATGGGGCTGCGAAGGATCGCGGGGCTTCGGCTCGGGGCGGCGCATCGCGTGAATGTGCTCATGATTGCCTTCGTGACCGCCGTGATTTTCGCGTCCGAGGGGCAGCCGAGGTACCTGTTTCCGATCTATGGGTTTTGGATCGCCGGGGTGGCGTTTGTGGCGCATCGCGCGGCTTCTGATAAAACAGCCGAGGACCGGGGCTAG
- a CDS encoding FAD-binding oxidoreductase encodes MEVSLSGWGRYPVQRCRVYRPESLRALKEVVVSGEERSVLARGLGRAYGDAALNEGAGVILQTRRNRFLNFDEAAGVLRCEAGVSLAEILDVFVPRGYFLPVTPGTKFVTLGGAIASDVHGKNHHKDGSISNFILDFDLLTADGEIVRCTPRENADLFWATVGGMGLTGVILRASLRLVPISSSYLRVDYFKARNIDEAFEVFEATDEQYQYSVAWIDCLAGGRSLGRSVLMRGNHVPAEALPEKLRGEPLATGKKGKLVVPFDFPSVTLNYASIRAFNALYYRVSKGTPGVVVHYDPFFYPLDSVLHWNRLYGRRGFLQYQVVFPFETSREGLIALLERLAKDRRSSFLAVLKRFGAEGPGLLSFPRPGYTLALDIPFRDAGLFGFLREMDEWVLRMGGRVYLTKDAELAPEIFEAMYPRLGQFREIKGRIDPENRFSSSLARRLRVVEGVQ; translated from the coding sequence GTGGAAGTTTCACTGTCGGGCTGGGGAAGGTACCCTGTGCAGCGGTGTCGGGTGTACCGTCCGGAATCCCTGCGGGCGCTGAAAGAGGTGGTGGTCTCCGGGGAGGAGAGGAGCGTCCTCGCCCGGGGGCTCGGGCGGGCGTACGGCGACGCGGCGCTGAACGAGGGGGCCGGGGTGATCCTGCAGACGAGGCGCAACCGGTTTCTCAACTTTGATGAGGCGGCGGGGGTGCTTCGGTGCGAGGCCGGGGTGTCTCTTGCGGAGATCCTCGATGTGTTTGTGCCCCGTGGGTATTTTTTGCCGGTGACGCCGGGCACCAAATTTGTCACCCTCGGCGGGGCGATCGCTTCGGACGTCCATGGGAAAAATCACCACAAGGACGGGTCGATTTCGAATTTTATCCTGGATTTCGATCTGCTCACGGCGGACGGAGAGATCGTTCGCTGCACCCCCCGGGAGAACGCCGACCTGTTCTGGGCCACGGTGGGGGGAATGGGGCTGACCGGGGTGATTCTTCGGGCATCGCTGCGGCTGGTGCCGATTTCCTCGTCATACCTGCGGGTGGATTATTTTAAGGCGAGAAATATTGATGAGGCCTTTGAGGTGTTCGAGGCGACGGATGAGCAGTACCAGTACTCGGTGGCATGGATTGACTGTTTGGCGGGCGGGCGGTCCCTGGGCCGGTCCGTGCTGATGCGGGGGAATCACGTACCGGCCGAGGCACTGCCGGAGAAGCTGAGGGGGGAGCCCCTGGCGACCGGGAAAAAGGGAAAGCTCGTCGTGCCTTTTGATTTTCCGTCGGTGACACTGAACTACGCATCGATTCGGGCGTTTAACGCGCTGTATTACCGGGTGTCGAAGGGGACCCCCGGGGTGGTGGTCCACTACGATCCTTTCTTTTATCCTCTGGATTCGGTGCTGCACTGGAACCGGCTGTACGGCAGGCGGGGGTTTTTGCAGTATCAGGTGGTGTTCCCCTTTGAGACGAGTCGGGAAGGGTTAATTGCCCTCCTGGAACGCCTGGCCAAGGACCGCCGGTCGTCCTTTTTGGCCGTGTTAAAACGCTTTGGGGCGGAAGGGCCGGGGCTGTTGTCTTTCCCCCGCCCGGGGTATACCCTGGCCCTGGACATCCCATTCCGGGACGCGGGTTTATTCGGTTTTTTGCGGGAGATGGACGAGTGGGTGCTGAGAATGGGCGGGCGGGTGTATTTGACGAAGGACGCGGAGTTGGCGCCGGAGATTTTTGAAGCGATGTATCCCAGGCTGGGGCAGTTTCGGGAGATCAAGGGGCGGATCGATCCGGAAAACCGGTTCTCATCCTCCCTGGCCCGGAGGTTGCGTGTGGTGGAGGGAGTCCAATGA
- a CDS encoding tetratricopeptide repeat protein has translation MAAITGAVRNAVVYVLAAAAVVGLLIGYNIASDQNKQFLKTFQAFQQSQTLMQQQQYAQAEPLLKKVVEAQPHSFMALWNYGICQFGLKNYDLADQYFTKAREQRPFLLNDQLYVTQYGELLYAKGDLARAKEYLERSVSLNGGTDLAKEAKSWLDKIQAKEAQARAKP, from the coding sequence ATGGCGGCGATAACCGGAGCGGTGAGAAATGCCGTGGTGTACGTGCTGGCCGCGGCGGCTGTGGTGGGGCTGTTGATCGGGTACAATATCGCCTCGGACCAGAACAAACAATTTCTCAAGACATTCCAGGCGTTTCAACAGTCCCAGACCCTGATGCAACAGCAGCAGTACGCCCAGGCGGAACCGCTGCTGAAGAAAGTGGTCGAGGCCCAGCCGCACAGCTTCATGGCGTTGTGGAACTATGGAATTTGCCAATTCGGACTGAAAAACTACGACTTGGCGGATCAATACTTCACCAAGGCGAGGGAGCAGCGGCCCTTTTTGCTGAACGACCAACTGTACGTGACCCAGTATGGAGAACTGCTGTACGCCAAAGGGGATCTCGCCCGGGCGAAGGAGTATCTGGAGCGCAGCGTGTCGCTGAACGGCGGCACCGATCTGGCGAAGGAAGCGAAGTCGTGGCTGGACAAGATCCAGGCGAAAGAAGCCCAGGCCCGGGCCAAGCCATAG
- a CDS encoding Wzz/FepE/Etk N-terminal domain-containing protein has translation MNEQQMEDVVDLRDLLRALGRQIPLIALVTAVVAVLGAWVSFRGQPAPAPTYTATAAIYVQVTPGAAGGSGPGGPGVAAGSAADAAQAVDAVLGSDLALMQSQAFQQAVARAYADGTAGSGGAGAAPGGVVGAGALPDGASLSVARSGHLFSITAKDRSAEGATTLAGAAIDVLGEMMKRIPQPQSLSVVSAPVAVEQAPAAVSHSLAKVTVAVVLGLILGAGAALVREYTTPMVRTVPEVERHLGARVLSAVRRPAPAVDGAGASGDGTADGAHPGSIYRALRVNVAFAAGDRVPRVLAVAGCVPGADSRVTAASLARVEAEAGRRTLFIDWTGSGGMPANWQSKVQPTGVEGLERLCVGAGEEKGGPGVDEQIAALVDEARRVYDQVVIGGPALLGTVEGRIFCHVADGVLVVLSGGQVRKEAVEEAARLLDLARARVLGAVLWDADGPARGRLFARARAVAMPGWLERPGVR, from the coding sequence GTGAACGAGCAGCAGATGGAGGATGTGGTGGATCTGAGGGATCTGCTGAGGGCACTGGGCCGGCAGATCCCGCTGATTGCCCTGGTAACGGCTGTGGTCGCCGTTCTGGGAGCCTGGGTGAGTTTTCGGGGGCAGCCGGCCCCCGCGCCTACATACACGGCCACGGCGGCGATCTACGTGCAGGTGACGCCCGGGGCGGCCGGCGGATCCGGGCCGGGCGGGCCCGGGGTGGCTGCGGGGTCGGCGGCGGACGCCGCCCAGGCGGTGGATGCGGTGCTGGGCAGTGATTTGGCCCTCATGCAGAGCCAGGCGTTTCAACAGGCGGTGGCCCGGGCGTACGCCGACGGGACGGCGGGCTCGGGAGGTGCGGGGGCTGCGCCTGGGGGTGTCGTCGGCGCCGGGGCGCTTCCGGACGGGGCGTCTTTGTCGGTGGCCCGGTCCGGCCACCTGTTCTCGATCACGGCGAAGGACCGCTCTGCAGAGGGGGCGACGACCCTGGCCGGGGCGGCCATTGATGTGCTCGGGGAGATGATGAAGCGCATTCCCCAGCCCCAGAGTTTGAGTGTGGTGAGTGCGCCGGTGGCTGTCGAACAGGCCCCTGCCGCAGTGTCCCACTCCTTGGCAAAGGTGACCGTGGCGGTGGTGCTCGGGCTGATCCTCGGGGCCGGGGCGGCGCTGGTCCGGGAGTACACGACTCCCATGGTGCGCACGGTCCCGGAGGTGGAGCGGCACTTGGGGGCGCGGGTGTTGTCCGCGGTCCGGCGGCCGGCGCCGGCGGTGGATGGCGCCGGCGCCTCCGGGGATGGGACCGCCGACGGGGCGCACCCGGGGTCCATCTACCGGGCGCTTCGGGTCAATGTGGCTTTTGCAGCCGGGGACCGTGTGCCCCGGGTGCTGGCGGTGGCGGGTTGTGTGCCCGGCGCTGACAGCCGGGTGACGGCGGCATCCCTGGCCCGGGTCGAGGCGGAAGCCGGCCGGAGGACGTTGTTTATCGATTGGACCGGATCCGGGGGGATGCCGGCGAACTGGCAGTCGAAAGTGCAGCCCACCGGCGTGGAGGGACTTGAGAGGCTCTGTGTGGGCGCCGGGGAGGAAAAGGGCGGCCCCGGGGTCGATGAGCAGATTGCTGCTTTAGTGGATGAGGCCCGGCGGGTTTACGATCAGGTGGTGATCGGAGGACCGGCTTTGCTGGGCACGGTGGAGGGGCGGATTTTCTGTCACGTGGCCGACGGGGTGCTGGTGGTTCTGAGCGGGGGGCAGGTCCGGAAGGAAGCGGTGGAAGAGGCGGCCCGGCTGCTCGACCTGGCCCGGGCCAGGGTGCTGGGCGCCGTGCTCTGGGATGCCGACGGGCCGGCTCGGGGCCGTTTGTTCGCCCGGGCGCGTGCAGTGGCGATGCCGGGCTGGCTGGAGCGCCCAGGCGTGAGATGA